One Amycolatopsis sp. NBC_00355 genomic window carries:
- a CDS encoding CehA/McbA family metallohydrolase: protein MDVSRRTVLRASGLAAAAGLLPGVAFAEQPGSTGTQTRTVTGTFAPDIPDWYYLPVDVPRGVRQIDVAYSYDKPQVPAGTRGNACDIGVFGPEGHELGNTRGFRGWSGGFRDRFSISASEATPGYLAGPVEPGRWHVVLGPYTVAPQGLDYRVEITLTFGPDGAPFKPNPAPETAPARERGRAWYRGDGHLHTVHSDGRRTPEQLVADARAAGLDFIVSTDHNTSSSQLQWGEHATDDLLILNGEEVTTRSGHWPAIGLPAGTWIDWRYRAADAADFRQFTDQVHRAGGLVTAAHPFANCFGCTYEFAYEIADLVEVWNGPWTQDDEASVIHWDGLLRGGRFIPAIGDSDAHNPDQTVALPHTVVHADRLRRKELLAGLKAGRSWLAESAAVRLDFTVSGGGRTAGIGERLPAGTGTPVTVRAVVGGVPGTTVTFLDQLGPEHVETVGDAGVATVTWTTYPRYSRWVRVEVRRPSGGPNTTSPNAMVAMSNPIFLGTGH, encoded by the coding sequence ATGGATGTCAGCAGGCGAACGGTGCTCCGCGCGAGCGGGCTGGCCGCGGCCGCGGGGCTGCTCCCCGGCGTCGCGTTCGCGGAGCAGCCGGGCAGCACCGGCACCCAGACCCGGACCGTCACCGGCACCTTCGCGCCCGACATCCCGGACTGGTACTACCTGCCCGTCGACGTCCCGCGCGGCGTCCGGCAGATCGACGTCGCCTACTCCTACGACAAACCCCAGGTGCCCGCCGGCACCCGCGGGAACGCCTGTGACATCGGCGTGTTCGGCCCCGAGGGGCACGAGCTGGGCAACACCCGGGGCTTCCGGGGCTGGTCCGGCGGCTTCCGCGACCGGTTCTCGATCAGCGCGTCCGAGGCGACGCCGGGCTACCTCGCCGGGCCGGTCGAGCCAGGCCGGTGGCACGTCGTCCTCGGCCCGTACACGGTCGCGCCGCAGGGCCTGGACTACCGCGTCGAAATCACGCTCACCTTCGGTCCGGACGGCGCGCCGTTCAAGCCGAACCCGGCGCCGGAGACCGCGCCCGCCCGCGAGAGGGGCCGCGCCTGGTACCGCGGTGACGGCCACCTCCACACCGTGCACTCCGACGGCCGCCGCACGCCGGAGCAGCTGGTCGCCGACGCGCGCGCCGCGGGCCTGGACTTCATCGTCTCGACCGACCACAACACGTCCAGCTCGCAGCTGCAGTGGGGCGAGCACGCCACCGACGACCTGCTGATCCTCAACGGCGAAGAGGTGACCACGCGGTCGGGTCACTGGCCGGCGATCGGCCTGCCCGCCGGCACCTGGATCGACTGGCGCTACCGCGCGGCCGACGCGGCGGATTTCCGCCAGTTCACCGACCAGGTGCACCGCGCGGGCGGCCTGGTCACCGCCGCGCACCCGTTCGCCAACTGCTTCGGCTGCACGTACGAGTTCGCCTACGAGATCGCCGACCTCGTCGAGGTGTGGAACGGGCCGTGGACCCAGGACGACGAGGCGAGCGTCATCCACTGGGACGGCCTGCTGCGCGGCGGCCGGTTCATCCCGGCGATCGGCGACTCGGACGCGCACAACCCGGACCAGACGGTCGCGCTGCCGCACACCGTCGTCCACGCCGATCGCCTGCGCCGCAAGGAACTCCTGGCCGGGCTGAAGGCCGGCCGGTCGTGGCTGGCCGAGTCGGCGGCGGTCCGGCTCGACTTCACGGTCTCCGGTGGCGGGCGCACGGCCGGCATCGGCGAGCGGCTCCCCGCCGGGACCGGGACGCCGGTGACGGTGCGCGCGGTCGTCGGCGGGGTGCCGGGGACCACGGTGACGTTCCTCGACCAGCTGGGCCCGGAGCACGTCGAGACCGTCGGCGACGCCGGGGTGGCGACCGTCACGTGGACCACCTACCCGCGCTACAGCCGCTGGGTGCGCGTCGAGGTCCGGCGGCCCTCGGGCGGCCCGAACACGACCTCGCCCAACGCCATGGTCGCGATGTCGAACCCGATCTTCCTCGGTACCGGCCACTGA
- a CDS encoding NAD(P)-dependent alcohol dehydrogenase: MKAVQVVGYHEPLRLTDVPEPEATGPYDVVVRIGGAGVCRTDLHILEGQWQEKSGVTLPYTIGHENAGWVHAVGSAVTNVAEGDKVIVHPLITCGLCRACRFGDDVHCAQSLFPGIDTAGGYAEYLKTSARSVVKIDDALEPADVAALADAGLTAYHAAAKAARRLRPGDKCVVIGAGGLGHIGIQVLKAISAAELIVVDRNPDAVKLAVSIGADHGVVASGAQVSEVLDLTGGHGAETVIDFVGEGGATAEGIAMLRRAGDYHVVGYGENIDVPTIDVISTEINLIGNLVGSYNDLCELMVLAAQGRVKLHTARYALDDFQSALDDLDAGRIRGRAILVP; this comes from the coding sequence ATGAAAGCGGTCCAGGTCGTCGGCTATCACGAGCCGTTGCGGCTCACCGACGTTCCCGAACCCGAGGCCACCGGCCCGTACGACGTCGTCGTGCGGATCGGCGGCGCCGGCGTCTGCCGCACGGACCTGCACATCCTGGAAGGGCAGTGGCAGGAGAAGTCCGGCGTCACCCTGCCCTACACGATCGGCCACGAGAACGCGGGCTGGGTGCACGCCGTCGGCAGCGCGGTGACGAACGTCGCCGAGGGTGACAAGGTGATCGTGCACCCGCTGATCACGTGCGGGCTGTGCCGGGCGTGCCGCTTCGGCGACGACGTCCACTGTGCACAGTCGTTGTTCCCGGGCATCGACACGGCGGGCGGCTACGCGGAGTACCTCAAGACGTCGGCGCGCAGCGTGGTGAAGATCGACGACGCGCTGGAGCCGGCGGACGTCGCGGCCCTGGCGGACGCCGGTCTGACGGCGTACCACGCGGCGGCCAAGGCGGCGCGGCGCCTGCGTCCGGGCGACAAGTGCGTCGTCATCGGCGCGGGCGGGCTCGGGCACATCGGCATCCAGGTGCTCAAGGCGATCTCGGCCGCGGAGCTGATCGTGGTGGACCGCAACCCGGACGCGGTCAAGCTGGCGGTCTCGATCGGCGCCGACCACGGCGTGGTCGCGAGCGGTGCCCAGGTGAGCGAAGTGCTCGACCTGACGGGCGGCCACGGCGCGGAGACGGTGATCGACTTCGTCGGCGAAGGCGGCGCGACGGCGGAGGGCATCGCGATGCTGCGCCGGGCGGGCGACTACCACGTGGTGGGTTACGGCGAGAACATCGACGTCCCGACGATCGACGTCATCTCGACGGAGATCAACCTGATCGGCAACCTGGTGGGTTCGTACAACGACCTGTGCGAACTGATGGTGCTGGCGGCACAGGGCCGGGTGAAGCTCCACACGGCGCGCTACGCCCTGGACGACTTCCAGAGCGCACTGGACGACCTGGACGCGGGCCGCATCCGCGGCCGCGCGATCCTGGTCCCCTAA
- a CDS encoding iron-sulfur cluster assembly protein, protein MDAHTALDAVLDPELDEPITDLGFVKSLDVDGGRVTVHLRLPTSFCAPNFAYLMASDAKDVLTALPWTDEVVVMLDDHHDSDLINRGLAADAGYRGTFGHEAEEDLEELRQTFRRKAHQAAMERALTVLVRADEHVDLHAVTLADLPSAPSSEALLRRREALGLSLDPSAPVLVDEHGTPFPREEIPLRLRFARSVRISIEGNAHFCRGLLRTRYPESTVEAS, encoded by the coding sequence GTGGACGCCCACACCGCGCTGGACGCGGTTCTCGACCCGGAGCTCGACGAGCCCATCACGGACCTCGGCTTCGTGAAATCACTCGACGTCGACGGCGGCCGGGTGACCGTCCACTTGCGACTCCCGACGTCGTTCTGCGCGCCGAACTTCGCCTACCTCATGGCGTCGGACGCGAAGGACGTGCTGACGGCGTTGCCGTGGACGGACGAAGTCGTGGTCATGCTCGACGACCACCACGACTCGGACCTGATCAACCGCGGTCTCGCGGCGGACGCGGGCTACCGCGGCACGTTCGGCCACGAGGCCGAGGAAGATCTCGAAGAGCTGCGGCAGACGTTCCGGCGCAAGGCGCACCAGGCGGCGATGGAGCGTGCACTGACGGTGCTCGTGCGTGCGGACGAGCACGTCGACCTGCACGCGGTGACGCTCGCGGACCTGCCTTCGGCGCCGTCTTCCGAGGCCCTCTTGCGTCGTCGCGAGGCGCTCGGGCTTTCCCTCGACCCGTCGGCGCCGGTCCTGGTCGACGAGCACGGGACGCCGTTCCCGCGCGAGGAGATCCCGCTGCGGCTGCGGTTCGCGCGATCGGTCCGCATCTCCATCGAAGGCAACGCGCACTTCTGCCGCGGCCTGCTCCGTACCCGGTACCCGGAATCCACTGTGGAGGCTTCATGA
- a CDS encoding amidohydrolase family protein, whose product MYSKDGETYFIVDAHVALWDARPENQRNIHGKQFIDCFYDYHRNLSPESEVWPYEEYLYQGGERLVKDLFEDGYVDHAIFQPAHLGAFYNTGFGQTEEAFALTRKHPGKLTYNHNFDPRLEQAGLDRFRRDAERFGLKGVKLYTAEWQGDSRGYKLNDPWTYKYLEACQELGVKNIHVHKGPTIRPLDRDAFDVADVDHAATDFTDLNFVVEHCGLPRLEDFCWIATQEPNVHAGLAVAMPFIHTRPKYFAQIIGELLYWLDEDRIQFSSDYAIWTPRWLVERFVDFQIPADLPEYAPLTVAQKKKILGLNAAAMYDIPVPAELQLAPIETQAVSVA is encoded by the coding sequence ATGTACAGCAAGGACGGCGAAACGTATTTCATCGTGGACGCCCACGTGGCGCTCTGGGACGCGCGCCCGGAGAACCAGCGCAACATCCACGGCAAGCAGTTCATCGACTGCTTCTACGACTACCACCGCAACCTCAGCCCGGAGTCCGAGGTGTGGCCGTACGAGGAGTACCTCTACCAGGGCGGCGAGCGGCTGGTGAAGGACTTGTTCGAGGACGGCTACGTCGACCACGCGATCTTCCAGCCCGCCCACCTCGGCGCGTTCTACAACACCGGCTTCGGCCAGACCGAAGAAGCGTTCGCGCTGACGCGGAAGCACCCGGGCAAACTCACCTACAACCACAACTTCGACCCGCGGCTGGAACAAGCGGGACTCGACCGGTTCCGGCGTGACGCCGAGCGCTTCGGGCTCAAGGGCGTCAAGCTCTACACCGCCGAGTGGCAGGGTGATTCGCGCGGTTACAAGCTGAACGACCCGTGGACGTACAAGTACCTGGAAGCCTGTCAGGAACTGGGCGTCAAGAACATCCACGTCCACAAGGGACCGACGATCCGGCCCCTGGATCGCGACGCCTTCGACGTCGCCGACGTCGACCACGCGGCCACCGACTTCACCGACCTGAACTTCGTCGTGGAGCACTGCGGGCTGCCGCGGCTGGAGGACTTCTGCTGGATCGCCACGCAGGAACCGAACGTGCACGCGGGGCTCGCGGTGGCGATGCCGTTCATCCACACCCGGCCCAAGTACTTCGCGCAGATCATCGGTGAGCTGCTGTACTGGCTGGACGAAGACCGCATCCAGTTCTCCAGCGACTACGCGATCTGGACGCCTCGCTGGCTGGTCGAGCGGTTCGTCGACTTCCAGATCCCGGCGGACCTGCCCGAGTACGCGCCGCTGACGGTGGCGCAGAAGAAGAAGATCCTCGGGCTCAACGCGGCCGCGATGTACGACATCCCGGTGCCTGCGGAGCTGCAGCTCGCGCCCATCGAGACCCAGGCCGTTTCGGTGGCGTGA
- a CDS encoding helix-turn-helix domain-containing protein — MENPQVHVTRSFDVRGAAAIAPRLRASWQRSERYGVPEDEVLPVFSGAVDTGSLLYECGTEVLRGLQATLANEPISLMITDSEGLVLSRLCTDASINRSLDKVHLAPGFYFAESNAGTNGLGLALADRAPSLVRAGEHYCTDLRGYTCAAVPVLDPITGTLAGSVNLTTWSEQSSELLLALAQAAAGNTAALMLARASGRTAHPTPRGEVFRVYADRVDPGDLPRLSSAWTTAVAETRAALAAGRVVAVVGEPGAGKTALASLAHRELRPRDRVLNARPPAPDDADTWLTLWTPELTKDDTCVIVSGVDALPAWAAWELAPLFTEARQRGGPVPFVLTAKDGALCAALSPLVDRVVEVPALRFRPDDVLPLAHHFARRDRGRDVTFTSAASRALMAYDWPENVKQLRRVMREAAARSDVIDTQHLPAEVFTGVGHRLSRLQALERDEIVRCLSEPGATVVHAAARLGMGRATLYRKMAQYGLNARQLKS; from the coding sequence GTGGAGAACCCGCAGGTGCACGTCACGCGGTCGTTCGACGTGCGCGGGGCGGCCGCCATCGCGCCGCGGCTGCGGGCGTCCTGGCAGCGCAGCGAGCGCTACGGCGTGCCCGAGGACGAGGTCCTGCCCGTGTTCTCCGGCGCGGTCGACACCGGTTCGCTGCTCTACGAATGCGGCACGGAGGTGCTGCGGGGCCTGCAGGCGACCCTGGCCAACGAGCCGATCAGCCTGATGATCACCGACAGCGAAGGCCTGGTGCTGAGCCGGCTGTGCACGGACGCGTCGATCAACCGCTCGCTCGACAAGGTGCACCTGGCGCCCGGCTTCTACTTCGCCGAGAGCAACGCGGGCACGAACGGCCTCGGCCTGGCGCTCGCCGACCGGGCGCCGTCGCTGGTGCGCGCCGGCGAGCACTACTGCACCGACCTGCGCGGGTACACCTGCGCGGCGGTGCCGGTGCTGGACCCGATCACCGGCACGCTGGCCGGGAGCGTCAACCTGACGACCTGGTCGGAGCAGTCGTCCGAGCTGCTGCTCGCCCTCGCCCAGGCCGCGGCCGGCAACACCGCGGCGCTGATGCTGGCCCGCGCGTCCGGCCGGACCGCCCACCCGACCCCGCGCGGCGAGGTGTTCCGCGTCTACGCCGACCGCGTCGACCCCGGCGACCTGCCGCGCCTCTCCTCCGCGTGGACCACCGCGGTGGCCGAGACGCGGGCGGCGCTGGCGGCCGGCCGGGTGGTGGCCGTCGTCGGCGAACCGGGAGCGGGCAAGACGGCGCTGGCCTCGCTCGCGCACCGGGAGCTGCGGCCCCGCGACCGCGTGCTCAACGCGCGCCCGCCCGCGCCCGACGACGCCGACACGTGGCTGACGCTCTGGACGCCCGAACTGACCAAGGACGACACGTGCGTCATCGTGTCGGGGGTGGACGCGCTGCCCGCGTGGGCGGCGTGGGAGCTGGCGCCGCTGTTCACCGAGGCGCGGCAACGGGGTGGGCCGGTCCCGTTCGTGCTCACCGCGAAGGACGGCGCGCTGTGCGCGGCGCTGAGCCCGCTGGTCGACCGGGTCGTCGAGGTGCCGGCCCTGCGGTTCCGCCCCGACGACGTCCTCCCGCTGGCCCACCACTTCGCCCGCCGGGACCGCGGCCGCGACGTCACGTTCACGTCCGCGGCGTCGCGCGCGCTGATGGCCTACGACTGGCCGGAGAACGTGAAGCAGCTTCGCCGTGTGATGCGCGAAGCCGCCGCGCGATCGGACGTCATCGACACCCAGCACCTGCCGGCCGAGGTGTTCACCGGCGTCGGGCACCGGCTGAGCCGGCTGCAGGCCCTGGAACGCGACGAGATCGTGCGGTGCCTGTCCGAGCCGGGGGCGACGGTGGTGCACGCCGCCGCGCGGCTCGGCATGGGCCGCGCGACGCTCTACCGCAAGATGGCGCAGTACGGGCTCAACGCGCGTCAGCTGAAGTCTTAG
- a CDS encoding MFS transporter, whose amino-acid sequence MTVTLDRPATTIRRPGRLLAAAQLAGSLGDGAFLTCSVLFFTRIVGLSPAQVGLGLTLGWAVGSVAGVPLGHLADRHGARGSAVLLALATSVSILAFMVVRTPLLFVLAACLYAGCQTGLAAARQALLAALADPEHRTRVRAQLQSAGNAGLAIGAGLGGLALSADTASAYLTVFALDAVSFVVTAALLWSLPAIPKTLSARAGEPKLAVLRDRPYAVVTLLNAILLLRMPLLSVAIPLWIVERTAAPGWTVSALFVLNTVVVVVLQVRVAGRLASIGSAAWMVRRSGVLLFASCVAFALSALGTSPWVAFAVLVAGALVQVLGEMLQSAGSWEIGFALAPTDKQGQYQGFFGTGTSVARAIGPVLLSTVVLGWGLPGWLLMGGVFLAAGFAMGPAVRWARKNTKTSADAR is encoded by the coding sequence ATGACAGTGACCTTGGACCGCCCGGCCACCACGATCCGGCGCCCCGGCCGCCTCCTCGCGGCCGCCCAGCTGGCGGGCTCGCTCGGCGACGGCGCGTTCCTGACCTGCTCGGTCCTGTTCTTCACGCGGATCGTCGGCCTCTCCCCGGCCCAGGTCGGGCTCGGCCTCACGCTCGGCTGGGCCGTCGGTTCGGTCGCGGGGGTGCCCCTCGGCCACCTCGCCGACCGCCACGGCGCCCGCGGCTCCGCAGTCCTGCTGGCCCTGGCGACGAGCGTGTCGATCCTCGCCTTCATGGTCGTCCGAACACCGCTGCTGTTCGTGCTGGCCGCCTGCCTCTACGCCGGCTGCCAGACCGGCCTCGCCGCCGCGCGCCAGGCGCTGCTGGCCGCGCTCGCCGACCCGGAGCACCGGACGCGCGTCCGGGCGCAGCTGCAGTCCGCGGGCAACGCGGGCCTCGCCATCGGCGCCGGGCTGGGCGGGCTCGCCCTGTCGGCCGACACGGCGTCGGCGTACCTGACGGTCTTCGCGCTCGACGCCGTGAGCTTCGTGGTCACGGCGGCGCTGCTGTGGTCGCTCCCGGCGATCCCGAAAACCCTCTCCGCGCGCGCCGGCGAGCCGAAACTGGCCGTACTGCGCGACCGGCCCTACGCCGTGGTGACACTGCTGAACGCGATCCTGCTGCTGCGCATGCCGCTGCTGAGCGTCGCGATCCCGCTGTGGATCGTGGAACGCACCGCCGCGCCGGGCTGGACGGTGTCCGCGCTGTTCGTGCTCAACACGGTCGTCGTGGTGGTGCTGCAGGTCCGCGTGGCCGGCCGGCTGGCGAGCATCGGCTCGGCGGCGTGGATGGTCCGCCGGTCCGGGGTGCTGCTGTTCGCTTCCTGCGTCGCCTTCGCGCTCTCGGCGCTGGGCACGTCGCCGTGGGTCGCGTTCGCGGTGCTGGTCGCCGGCGCGCTGGTGCAGGTGCTCGGCGAGATGCTGCAGTCGGCGGGCTCCTGGGAGATCGGCTTCGCGCTCGCGCCGACCGACAAGCAGGGCCAGTACCAGGGCTTCTTCGGCACCGGGACGTCGGTGGCGCGCGCGATCGGCCCGGTGCTGCTGAGCACGGTCGTCCTCGGCTGGGGCCTGCCCGGCTGGCTGCTCATGGGCGGCGTGTTCCTGGCCGCGGGCTTTGCGATGGGCCCCGCGGTGCGCTGGGCCCGGAAAAACACTAAGACTTCAGCTGACGCGCGTTGA
- the pdxR gene encoding MocR-like pyridoxine biosynthesis transcription factor PdxR, translating to MDFHVSLAGRGDLSVRIYRQLRDAILDGRLREGERLPPTRELARRLAVSRNTVAVAYDRLTADGFLAGRVGAGTYVCAELPTLAKSRKAPSGAGPQPKAVWRSLPPPVAPVARAPEYDFRVGIPDAALFPLETWRRLLASELRDAVGFAHYVDPGGYEGLRAAIARHAGVARSVRADADDVLVTQGAQQALDLLCRVLLEPGDRVAIEEPGYRLAKQLFASHGAEVVGVPVDGEGLDVAALPPRTKLVYVTPSHQFPLGTPMSLSRRTALLAWAERADAVVVEDDYDSEFRFSDRPLEPLQSLDRDGRVAYVGSFSKTLLPMLRLGFLVAPASLRDALRHARQLSDWHGDLPAQAALARFIDDGLFARHIRRATKVYAERHERITSTLERAFAGRLRLVPSAAGLHLCALADDDLEPVAARASLAGAEVQTLSDLCGGYPGQGLVLGYGAIPLERIDDGLAALDRAWVS from the coding sequence ATGGACTTCCACGTCAGCCTGGCCGGGCGTGGCGACCTCAGCGTCCGGATCTACCGGCAGCTGCGCGACGCCATCCTCGACGGCCGGCTGCGCGAGGGCGAGCGGCTGCCGCCGACGCGGGAGCTGGCGCGGCGGCTGGCCGTCTCGCGCAACACCGTCGCGGTGGCCTACGACCGGCTGACCGCCGACGGTTTCCTCGCCGGGCGCGTCGGCGCCGGCACCTACGTCTGCGCGGAACTTCCCACGCTGGCCAAGTCGCGCAAGGCGCCTTCGGGAGCCGGTCCGCAGCCCAAGGCCGTGTGGCGGTCGCTGCCGCCGCCGGTCGCCCCGGTGGCGCGGGCGCCGGAGTACGACTTCCGCGTCGGCATCCCCGACGCCGCGCTGTTCCCGCTCGAGACGTGGCGGCGGCTGCTCGCGAGCGAGCTGCGGGACGCCGTCGGCTTCGCGCACTACGTCGACCCCGGCGGCTACGAGGGCCTGCGCGCGGCGATCGCCCGGCACGCCGGCGTCGCGCGTTCGGTGCGGGCCGACGCGGACGACGTCCTCGTGACGCAAGGCGCCCAGCAGGCGCTCGACCTGCTGTGCCGGGTGTTGCTCGAGCCGGGGGACCGGGTGGCGATCGAGGAACCCGGCTACCGGCTGGCGAAGCAGCTCTTCGCGTCCCACGGCGCCGAAGTCGTCGGAGTGCCGGTGGACGGCGAAGGCCTCGACGTCGCCGCGCTGCCTCCGCGGACGAAGCTGGTGTACGTCACGCCGTCGCACCAGTTCCCGCTCGGCACACCGATGTCGCTGTCGCGGCGGACGGCGCTGCTCGCGTGGGCCGAGCGCGCGGACGCCGTGGTCGTCGAGGACGACTACGACAGCGAGTTCCGGTTCTCCGACCGGCCCCTGGAGCCGTTGCAGAGCCTCGACCGCGACGGCCGGGTCGCCTACGTCGGGTCGTTCTCGAAGACGCTGCTTCCCATGCTGCGCCTGGGTTTCCTGGTCGCGCCGGCGTCATTGCGGGACGCACTGCGCCACGCGCGTCAGCTCTCGGACTGGCACGGCGACCTGCCCGCGCAGGCCGCGCTGGCCCGGTTCATCGACGACGGCCTGTTCGCCCGCCACATCCGCCGCGCGACGAAGGTCTACGCCGAGCGGCACGAGCGCATCACGTCGACGCTGGAACGGGCGTTCGCGGGCCGCCTGCGGCTGGTCCCGTCGGCGGCGGGCCTGCACCTGTGCGCGCTGGCCGACGACGACCTCGAGCCCGTCGCGGCCCGCGCTTCCCTTGCCGGAGCGGAAGTCCAGACGCTGTCCGACCTGTGCGGCGGCTATCCCGGCCAGGGCCTGGTGCTGGGTTACGGTGCGATCCCCCTGGAAAGGATCGACGACGGGCTCGCGGCGTTGGACCGTGCCTGGGTCTCGTGA
- a CDS encoding MFS transporter, which produces MTDIAPKPGLVLLVVSTAAFLASLDTFIVTIAFPGIRAAFPGDDLATLSWVLNGYTVLFAACLAPAGRLADRYGRKRLFLIGVALFTLASAACAIAPSIPVLIAFRAVQAIGAALVMPTSLALLLTAFPAHRRPMAVGVWASVGAAAAALGPPVGGLLVEASWRWVFLVNLPICALTLLAGPRVLRESRDTGTGVPDLLGAAGLLIGVGALAYALVEAPDHGWGSPAVVLAFVVAAVALAWVPLRSARHAVPVLDLPALRVPTLWLACVTTGVFAAGFAAMLFGNVLFLTSIWHDSVLLAGLSLAPGPLMVVPVSILGGRFVHRFGPGPIVALGGVSFGLGVLIWLLRMDSTRDYASAMLPGQLLTGVGVGLILPSLSGVVGTVLPAARWGAGSSMVNTTRQIGTVLGLAVLVALFAGTPDLTDFRHGWLLILATAVATSAGGLLIAARRRTDHHVEPPSPAAPVVSVQGG; this is translated from the coding sequence ATGACGGACATCGCGCCGAAGCCGGGGCTCGTGCTGCTGGTCGTCTCGACGGCCGCGTTCCTGGCGAGCCTCGACACGTTCATCGTCACCATCGCCTTCCCCGGCATCCGGGCCGCGTTCCCGGGCGACGACCTCGCGACGCTGTCCTGGGTGCTCAACGGCTACACGGTCCTGTTCGCCGCGTGCCTCGCGCCCGCCGGGCGGCTCGCCGACCGCTACGGCCGCAAGCGGCTGTTCCTCATCGGCGTCGCGCTGTTCACGCTCGCCTCGGCCGCGTGCGCGATCGCGCCGTCGATCCCCGTGCTGATCGCCTTCCGCGCGGTGCAGGCGATCGGCGCGGCGCTGGTCATGCCGACGTCGCTGGCGCTGCTGCTGACGGCGTTCCCGGCGCACCGGCGGCCGATGGCGGTCGGCGTCTGGGCGTCGGTGGGCGCGGCGGCCGCGGCACTCGGCCCGCCGGTCGGCGGTCTGCTCGTCGAGGCGTCGTGGCGCTGGGTGTTCCTGGTGAACCTGCCGATCTGCGCGCTGACGCTGCTGGCCGGCCCGCGCGTGCTGCGCGAGTCCCGCGACACGGGCACCGGCGTCCCGGACCTGCTCGGCGCGGCCGGGCTCCTGATCGGCGTCGGGGCGCTGGCCTACGCGCTGGTGGAGGCGCCCGACCACGGCTGGGGCTCACCGGCCGTCGTGCTCGCGTTCGTGGTGGCCGCCGTCGCGCTGGCCTGGGTGCCGCTGCGCTCGGCGCGCCACGCCGTGCCGGTGCTGGACCTGCCCGCGCTGCGCGTCCCGACGCTCTGGCTCGCCTGCGTGACGACCGGGGTGTTCGCCGCCGGGTTCGCCGCGATGCTGTTCGGCAACGTCCTGTTCCTGACGTCGATCTGGCACGACTCGGTGCTGCTCGCCGGGCTGTCGCTGGCACCGGGCCCGCTGATGGTGGTGCCGGTGTCGATCCTCGGCGGCCGGTTCGTGCACCGCTTCGGCCCGGGCCCGATCGTCGCGCTCGGCGGCGTCTCGTTCGGGCTCGGCGTGCTGATCTGGTTGCTGCGCATGGATTCCACCCGCGATTACGCGAGCGCGATGCTGCCCGGGCAGCTGCTGACCGGCGTCGGCGTCGGCCTGATCCTGCCGTCGCTGTCCGGCGTGGTGGGCACGGTCCTGCCCGCGGCCCGCTGGGGCGCGGGCTCGTCGATGGTCAACACGACCCGCCAGATCGGTACGGTCCTGGGCTTGGCGGTGCTGGTCGCCCTCTTCGCGGGCACCCCGGACCTGACGGACTTCCGCCACGGCTGGCTCCTGATCCTCGCCACCGCGGTGGCCACGTCAGCAGGCGGCCTGCTCATCGCCGCGCGGCGCCGGACCGACCACCACGTCGAACCACCCAGCCCTGCCGCACCGGTCGTGAGTGTTCAGGGCGGTTAG
- a CDS encoding SRPBCC family protein — MEPTISRSIDVPVDANTVWSWVTDLPRMGELSPENIGGRWLDGTGPALGARFRGRNRNGELQWWTRVLVVACEPDRRFAFDVRTPLGSRVSRWEYVLTPTATGCVVTENWYRIGSWVVRKFMGPKVTGRVDRPGYNVESIEHTLAALKARAELRAAA, encoded by the coding sequence GTGGAACCGACGATTTCGCGCAGCATCGACGTGCCCGTGGACGCGAACACGGTGTGGTCGTGGGTCACCGACCTGCCGCGGATGGGCGAGCTGAGCCCGGAGAACATCGGCGGCCGCTGGCTCGACGGCACCGGCCCGGCGCTGGGCGCGCGGTTCCGCGGGCGCAACCGCAACGGCGAGCTGCAGTGGTGGACGCGGGTGCTGGTGGTCGCCTGCGAGCCGGACCGCCGGTTCGCCTTCGACGTCCGGACGCCGCTCGGCTCGCGCGTCTCCCGGTGGGAGTACGTGCTGACGCCGACCGCGACCGGCTGCGTCGTCACCGAGAACTGGTACCGGATCGGCAGCTGGGTCGTGCGGAAGTTCATGGGGCCGAAGGTCACCGGCCGCGTCGACCGGCCCGGGTACAACGTCGAGTCGATCGAGCACACCCTCGCGGCGCTCAAGGCGCGGGCCGAGTTGCGGGCCGCGGCGTGA
- a CDS encoding bifunctional nuclease family protein: MVSVIPIEVVGMAVPVPGEAPLMLLRESDGARRWLAIMIGYGEAEALVRAREQIEQPRPGTIELLGDVLSAFGQGVAAVELTEVRDGIFYADLVLVDGTRVSARPSDAVALGLRQGAPIQVAEEVLDVASVQLEVEQEAERPAADVLDTEAEVARFRTELDGLRPEDFDL, from the coding sequence GTGGTCAGCGTGATCCCGATCGAGGTCGTGGGGATGGCCGTTCCGGTCCCGGGGGAGGCCCCGCTGATGCTGCTCCGGGAATCGGACGGGGCTCGCCGCTGGCTCGCGATCATGATCGGGTACGGCGAGGCCGAGGCCCTGGTCCGGGCGCGCGAGCAGATCGAGCAGCCGCGGCCCGGCACGATCGAGCTGCTCGGCGACGTCCTCTCGGCGTTCGGCCAGGGGGTCGCGGCGGTCGAGCTGACCGAGGTGCGCGACGGCATCTTCTACGCCGACCTCGTGCTCGTGGACGGCACCCGCGTGTCGGCCCGGCCCAGCGACGCGGTCGCGCTCGGCCTGCGCCAGGGCGCGCCGATCCAGGTCGCCGAGGAGGTGCTCGACGTCGCGTCGGTGCAGCTCGAGGTCGAGCAGGAGGCCGAGCGTCCGGCGGCCGACGTGCTCGACACCGAAGCCGAGGTCGCGCGGTTCCGCACCGAGCTCGACGGGCTGCGGCCCGAGGACTTCGACCTCTGA